GGCCGGGATCAGTGTCGGGCTGATCTACCAGTACTTCGGCAACAAGGACGAGCTGCTCGTCGCGGTGATCGTGGACATCCTGGAGGACTTCCGGGATCAGGTGCCGGCGGCGATCGCGGCGGCCGGGGAGGATCCGGTCGACCGGTTCGGCGCCGCGTTCCGGATCTGTTGCCAGGTCGTCGAGGCCAAGCGGGAGGCGGTGACCCTGACCTACCGCGAGAGCCGAACGCTGCCGGCCGACGGTCTGGAGCGGATCAAGGACCTGGAACTGCAGACGGCCGAGCCGATCCGACAGGCGGTGGCCGACGGCATCGACGCGGGGGTCTTCCGCGCCGTCGATGCCCGGCTGGTGGTGCACAACGTGCTGCTGCTGGCCCATGCCTGGGCGCTCAAGCACTGGAACCTGGCCCGGTTCCTGACGCTGGATCAGTACATCGAACAGGAGTGGGCCCTGCTGCTCGCCTCGGTCTCGCCGCGAGCGCAGTGAGCCCGGGTCAGCTGGCGGCGGCCAGGTCGAAGTCCTGCGTGGTCTCGGCCCGGTCGTAGGCCTTGATGACCTCGACCTTGGCCGCGGAGGCGGACGTGGTGTCGAAGCGGTAGTCGAGCCATTCGCGGACCAGCCGGCGGGCCAGTTCCAGGCCGATGACCCGCTGGCCCATGCACAG
This genomic window from Nakamurella multipartita DSM 44233 contains:
- a CDS encoding TetR/AcrR family transcriptional regulator — protein: MGQALDERNARQAARTDARVQRRRRQILDAATEVMSTTGFHATSMQAVAERAGISVGLIYQYFGNKDELLVAVIVDILEDFRDQVPAAIAAAGEDPVDRFGAAFRICCQVVEAKREAVTLTYRESRTLPADGLERIKDLELQTAEPIRQAVADGIDAGVFRAVDARLVVHNVLLLAHAWALKHWNLARFLTLDQYIEQEWALLLASVSPRAQ